Sequence from the Exiguobacterium aurantiacum genome:
CAATAGTTCTTTCTTTTTTAAGTTTAATATAAGCTCCATTTTCATTGTGATCTCTTGGCCTGATGTTAATCTGGTTATCCCATGTTGAAATATCTTCAATACGAAGGGATAATGCTTCTCCTATCCGAAGTCCCCCTTCATACATAAGCATAATAAGTAACTTATCTCTTTTGGTATGACATGCCTCAATTATTGCTTTAACTTGTCCATGTTCTAATACTTGTACAAGTTTCTTTTTGACCCTAAGCTTTAAAATATTTTTTTTATAGGATCTACCTTTAGTAATATGGTGAAGAAACCCCTTAAAGTTTCTTCCTCTTGCTTCTTTAGACATATCTATAGCTTTAAAATTTTCTGTGCGATTTAAATACTCTAAAAAACTAGTTACGGCGTTAAGTATGGAATTAACTGATGTTTCCTCTCTTTTAGCCTTCTTTGGTTGTATATCTATTACCTTTAAATGCCCTGCTGGATTTCTTAACCATCCTACAAAGTTTGCCAAATCCTCAAATTGTAAATCTCCTAATTCGATTCCACTTTGGCTCATAAATTCATAAAACAACTTGAGATGATAACAATATGTTTTAATGGTATTTGGAGCTTTGCCTGTATTATCCAAGTACTTTATAAATCGCTTAACCGGTTCTATGACTTCAAATTCTTTATCTAGGAGTATGTATAACGGATATGATTTTTCCTCCACAATTACTTTCTGAACCTTCATGTTTCCACCACCTTTAAATACTTTAACTACTATTAATAATACCCTTATATATTTAATAGTTAAAGCACTGTAATTAAAAAATCCTAAACTTCGAGTACTTAGAGTACTCTAGTTTAGGATACTATGTTTAATGCGTCCCCACTTGGATGGTTATGCACGGCGATGAAGCACGCCGCCGACAGTTTGAGCGCTTCCCGGAACACGTCGCGCGGATGGACGATCGACGAATTGAGCCCACCGACGAACAGCGTCTTCCGGGCGATGAGCTGATTCTTCGTGTTCAAATACAGACAGATGAAATGTTCTTGATTCAACAACCGGAGTTCATCACGGAGCAGTTCATAGGCGTCCTGCGGCGAACGGATCGTCGGCGTCTCCACTTTCGGTTCCTCGACGTAACGGAGACCGATCGCAAACGCTGCGAGCAACTGCTCGGCTTTCTTTTTCGTCATGCCCTCGATTTGACAGAGGTCGCTCACGGACGCCTGCGACAGCGCCCGAAGCGAAGGATACACATCGGACAGCCGTCGGGCCGTTTCGTACGGGTCGCCACCCCTGCCCCCGATTTGGAGTAGCCGGGCGATCGCGGATTCAACACTTCGGTCGAGCACCATGGTCATTCCTTCACCAACTTTCGCTTCATTCACAGAAAGCGCGGCGCTACCCCGTGTCGCTCGAGCGTCTCGACGAGCGGACGAATTGGCAGACCGACGACGTTATAAAAGTCCCCTTCGAGCCGTTCGACGAACAGACCGCCCGACCCTTGGATGCCATAGGCGCCAGCTTTATCGTACGGCTCCGTCGAATCGAGATAGCCATCTAGCCATGCGTCCGGGATATCGATGAAGGTGACGTGCGTCGTCGTGACGAATAAGTCTTGCCGCTCGGGCCCGATGATGCTGACGCCGGTGAGTACTTCATGCATCGCTCCCGAAAGCCGTTGCAGCATGTCTCGTGCGTCGTCCCGGTCTTTCGGCTTCTCTAAAATCGCACCGTCTAAGACGACGACCGTATCTGAGCCGACGACGACGGCGTCACGGTTGTTTCGAGCGACGTCCATCGCTTTCTCGCGGGCGAGGCGTCCGACATATTCGTCCGGATGTTCCCGTCCGTTCGTTCCTTCGATGACGTTTGACGGAATGACTTCATGCAAAATACCGGCCTGGGTCAACAGCTCGGTCCGACGCGGCGACATCGAGGCGAGGATGACACGTTTCTGTGTTGGTTTCATTGTAACGACTCCTTCCATATGTGCGTAACGGCCTTCTTTCCCGTATCACACTTCACTGTCGATTGTAGGCAAACCGGCACGCGAACACAATGCGCGACGCCTCAAAAAAACGCCCCTTCTTTTGAAGGGACGTTCGAATCATGGCGTTGTATAGTCGTACACCGGGATGTCTTTCGGGGTGAACGTCTGCGCCGGCACGTAGCGGTCCTCAACGAGTTGATCGAGGTCCGGGCGATAGAACGCATCGAGTTCGACCGTGAAGTCGAGCGGTTCGGCCGTCTCGGTCGTGTTCGGGCCCGTCTCGGTCGGTCCGGTGAACTGGACCGTGCGCAAGATATGGATCCGGTTCATCGACTCGACCGACTCAAGGAACAAGACGAGCGACTCGTACGTGTCCGCTTGGAGCGACACCGTCGAGCGGACCGACGAGGCGTTGACCGGCGTGATTGCGACCGGTTCTGCCGGTTCTGCCGTCGCGCTCGCGTCGTTCGGTTCTGGCTCATCGACGTCTTCCGGCACTTCCGATTCGGCGATGATGCCGTCAGCGAAAGCGATGCTCGTCACGCGGACGTCCGACAATTGGCTCGCTTGCGACAGCGTCTCGACGACCGTGTCGAGTGCTGCTTCAGTCGGGACGCGTGTCTGGAGCCGCTGCGAGTCGGCGACGTCGACGACTTCCCCTTCTTGACGCAACAGTTCGAGTTTCGTCTGCTCGAGCGACAGTTCCCGCTCCAGCGCCTTGACGTTGCCTTGATGGATGAAGTACTGGTAGCCGAAATAAGACGGCACGGCGATGGCCGCGAACAAACAGATTGTAAAGATCAAATAAATCGTCGAGCGCTTCATTCGCTCACCTCCTCCTCATCGGTCGTCTCTTCGGTCTCGCCTTCAGGTGTCTCCCCTTCCGGCGTCTCCGGTTCGACATCGGTGAATGTGAAGGTGAACTCGCCGATGTAGCGCGGGAGCGGTTCGTTCGTCGAATCAAGTACGTCCGGACTGAGCGGCTCATCGGTATCGGTTTCTTCCTGCTCGGTCTCCGCTTTCGTCTCGGTCGTCACGCCGAGCAGTTTGACGTTCTCAAAGCGCACGTCGTTCAAGAGCGACCGTTGGAACGCGTTCAATTCAGCGAGCGTCTCGAACTGGGTACGGACGCTCATGAGCGATCCGTCGGCGTAGTTATACGTCAACACATAACCCGTCGGCGGCAATTGTTCGGTCAACGCCCGGAGTGCCGGCACGGCCCATCGTTCCTCAGCCGTGAGCGCGGTCACCGTCTGGTCGAGCGACAACACTTGCTGACCTTTCGAGTTCACTTGCTCGGTCTGGTAGATGCGGACGAGCTGCAACTGCTCTTCGATTTGGGCCTCGTTCCGTTCCAACTCGTTCACTTCATAGAACAAATAGCCGGTCGCCCCACCACCGATTAACAGGGCGAGCAGACTCGCGATGATCGGCCAGCGTAACGTCACATCGGTCGAATTGATGAAGTTGGCATCATGCTCCTTATCGAGCGTCGCCATGCCGAGGAGCGGCAGCATCTGATGTGACAACGGCGTCGCATGTGACAGTGGAAGCGGGTCGGCGATCCGTTTGACCGGCACCAGCGCCTCACTTTCGATTGCCTGGACGAGGTCATCAAGGTTCGGGACCGTCCCCGACACAAGCAATTCGTCAATCGGGCGGCCGTCCGTCCGAAGCGAGTAGCGATAGAAATCAAGGAAACGGGCGAGTTCGTTCAGCCACTCGTCCGTCTGATTGGCGAACGTCTCCTCGGAGCCGCTATATGTATACGTGACAAGGCCGTCCGTCGTCTCAGCACGATACGGGAGGTCGGTCTCGATGGCACGGATGAAGCGGACTTGGCCTTCTTCAAGGACGAGCAACTGGTGCGCGAACGGCGTCACGTGCCAAAGAAGCGTCGATTTGAGCGGGTCGAGCGTCTCGAGTCGGGCCACCCCGTTGGCGATGGCGACCGGACGCGGCACGATCTTCTTCAGTTGGAACCCGCGTTTCTTCATGTAGGCGCGAATCGCTTTCGTCAAATCGACCGAGACGGCGTGGAGCATGACCTCGGTCTTCGTCTCCGTCTCGCCGAGCACTTCATAGTCGAAGGCGACGTCGTCGAACGGCAAGATGATCGAGCTGCCGATTTCCATGAACAGATAACCCCGGATCTCATCTTTCGGGATTGTCGACGGGATCTCGACTTTACGGGACAACACCTCAGTCTCGGCCATATCGACGGCACAGACCATCCCTTTTCGGACTTTCAGTTTGCGGCACAGTTCATCGAAGGCGAGACCGAATGCATTCTCGTCTTCAATTCGTCCCCCTACGTAGGCGCCTTTTGCCAATTGGACGGACGCGCTGCGTTTGAACACGCCTTGTTTAATCACGGCCCCGTGGATGCTGAGCGCATCGAACGAGAAATACGCGACCGTTCCTTTCTCTATAGACCGGCTCATGCTGGTTTCCCCCTACATCAAATCAAAATACCAATCAAAGAAGCGTTCGCTGAACCAAAATGTCAGCATCGTGCCGAGTGCAATCGATGGCACGAATGGGATCGGCTGTTTGCGATCCATCCGTTTCAAACCGATCAGTGTCAGTCCGACGATTGCTCCAATCAAGCTCGATAAAAATAAGGCGACGAGGACGTCGCGCGGCCCGAGGACGAGCCCGATTACTGTAAATAGTTTGACATCGCCGGCCCCAAGTCCCCCCCTGGAGACGAAAAAAACGGTGGCGAGGACAGAAAATCCGAGCGCCGCTCCGGCAATCGGGCTCCACCAGGCCACACCCGCGCCATAGGCGAGCAACATGAGGACCGGTGCCGTTAACAATAAGATGACGTTCGGGACGAGCATCGTCGACAAATCCGACATCGCCAAGGCAAGGAGCGTCGATAAGAAGACGAAGGCAAGGAGCGTCGTGAGGCTGAAGCCGTACAGCCAGAAGCTATAGGCGTAACCGACCGCTCCGAGCAATTCAAAGAGCGGATACGTCGGCGCGATCCGCCCGCCACAGCCGCGGCATTTTCCGCGCAGGAACACGTAACCGAAGACCGGAATCAGTTCCCAAGCGGATAAGACGTGTCCGCATGACGGACAGTGTGAGCGCGGCGTGACGATGGACTGTTTGCGTGGCACGCGGAGCCCGACGACGTTCGTGAATGACGTGATGACGGCCCCGAGGACGAGGCTATAAATAAGACCAATGAGTTCAACCAATCAAGGTCACTTCCTTACTTGTAAGTATATGCCAAAAACAGAAAACCGGCTAGGCTGAGCGAGTGCCCAGCGCCAGCCGGTGGATTAATGTAAATGTTTATTTAGTTAATGTATCTTTATTGAGGTCTTTTTCAGGAGTTAGGTTAAAAGCAAATTCTGTTGGTACGGCTCCTTCCAATGTTACAGCATATGCAAATTTACCTGAATCCTCGGTTATAGTTACAGTTGCAGTTTTGTATTGACCCTCGCCAAAAGGATCTTTTAAGTTCGAAATATAATCCATTCCGGTACCAGGTGTTGTTGTAGGTGTTGTACCTGTAGAAGTAGATAAGAAAGTTAAAGTTCCAGCTTGTGGATTCGACGCCGTATGTAACTTCGCCGCACTCACCATCTGCTTCGCATCGGCAACCATCGCATCCTTCTTCGAATTCTCGATAATCCCACCAATCGCGACAACGGCGATTGCTGCGATAATCCCCAAGATTACGACGACGACGAGCAACTCGACGAGTGTGAGTCCGCGTTCATCTTTCAATTGTTTGGCGTCTTGCCAAATCATTTTCATTTTCTCTAACATGACTGATTCTCCCCTTTTGTGTGTTTTGCTGTGTGGTGTGCTGCATGCATTACCTTAGACCTAAGTATAAGTAGAACAATTTTACTATACATTCAAAAAATAGGATTGAAAAGATACAAATCTTCAAATAAATAAAAAATTTCTACTGATTTTGGATATCACCATAAATTTGGAACATCGGCACGACAATCGCGATGACGATGACCCCGACGATGCTCGCCAAGACGACGATCAACAGCGGCTCGATGATCGACTTCAGACGGTCTGTCGTCGTCTCGACCTCGGTCTCATAAAACTCTGCGACCTCATTCAACATCGAGTCTAAATCTCCGCTCTCCTCGCCGACCGCGATCATCTGTGTCATGAGCGGAGGGAAGCTGTCGTTTCGTTCGAGCGGTTCATGGAGCGGGATCCCTTGCGCCATCATCTTGCGCGCCTGACCAAGCCCTTTGCGGATGACCCGGTTCGAGACGATTTTCTCAGTGATCTCAATCGCCGACAAAATCGGAACGGCCGCTTGAAGCAAGACGGCCAAACTTCGCGTCAACAATGCGATTTGTGACTTCAGGACAATCGGTCCGAAGATTGGCAGCTTTAACAACAACCCGTCAATCACGTACCGTTCCTTGTCCCGTTTGAGCATCCAGGTGAAGATGAGCAGTGCGAGGAATACCCCACCGAAGATGAGCCACCAATAGGCGGCGACGAAGTCCGACACGGCGACGACGATGCGCGTGATGAGCGGGAGTTCCCCACCGAGCTGTCCGAAGATACTTGCGAACGTCGGGACGACGTTCACCATGAGGAACGCGACGACGCCAATGGCGACGATCGACACGACGAGCGGGTACGTCAACGCCGAGATGACTTTCCGTTTGACGTCATACTGTTTTTGGAGCTGGAGCCCGATTTGGTCGAGCGCCTCCTCTAAATTCCCGCTCGCCTCACCTGCGAGTGCCATCGAGCTGAAGAAGTTCGAGAATACGCGCGGATGTTTCTTGATCGCCTCCGAGAAAGCGATCCCTTCGCGTAAATCGTCCTCGACTTGACTGAGCGTCTTCTTCAACACTTTCGACTCGGTCTGGACGCGTAAGATGGACGTCGCCCGGACAATCGGCACACCGGCCCTGATGAGCGTCGCGAACTGGCGCACGTACATAATCAAATGTTCAATCTTGACCCGCTCAGGGAGCAGGTTGACTTCTTTATTCAACCCCGTCGACTCGAGTTCGTTGAGCTCGGTGACGAGAATCGATTCTTGGCGCAACTTTTCTTTCGCTTCGCGGAGCGAGACGGCGGTGATTCGTCCTTTTTTACGCTTTCCGTTCAGCAATTTGCCTTCGTATTGGAAGATGGCCATCTAGTCACCTCTCTTCATTTGGTGTGACATTCGGGTTGATGACACCTTGACGGACGAGCTGTTCAATTGCCATGTCCATCGTCTGCATCCCGTTCTGCCGGTTCGTCTG
This genomic interval carries:
- a CDS encoding JAB domain-containing protein; translation: MTMVLDRSVESAIARLLQIGGRGGDPYETARRLSDVYPSLRALSQASVSDLCQIEGMTKKKAEQLLAAFAIGLRYVEEPKVETPTIRSPQDAYELLRDELRLLNQEHFICLYLNTKNQLIARKTLFVGGLNSSIVHPRDVFREALKLSAACFIAVHNHPSGDALNIVS
- a CDS encoding prepilin-type N-terminal cleavage/methylation domain-containing protein, producing MLEKMKMIWQDAKQLKDERGLTLVELLVVVVILGIIAAIAVVAIGGIIENSKKDAMVADAKQMVSAAKLHTASNPQAGTLTFLSTSTGTTPTTTPGTGMDYISNLKDPFGEGQYKTATVTITEDSGKFAYAVTLEGAVPTEFAFNLTPEKDLNKDTLTK
- a CDS encoding type II secretion system F family protein, which gives rise to MAIFQYEGKLLNGKRKKGRITAVSLREAKEKLRQESILVTELNELESTGLNKEVNLLPERVKIEHLIMYVRQFATLIRAGVPIVRATSILRVQTESKVLKKTLSQVEDDLREGIAFSEAIKKHPRVFSNFFSSMALAGEASGNLEEALDQIGLQLQKQYDVKRKVISALTYPLVVSIVAIGVVAFLMVNVVPTFASIFGQLGGELPLITRIVVAVSDFVAAYWWLIFGGVFLALLIFTWMLKRDKERYVIDGLLLKLPIFGPIVLKSQIALLTRSLAVLLQAAVPILSAIEITEKIVSNRVIRKGLGQARKMMAQGIPLHEPLERNDSFPPLMTQMIAVGEESGDLDSMLNEVAEFYETEVETTTDRLKSIIEPLLIVVLASIVGVIVIAIVVPMFQIYGDIQNQ
- the pilM gene encoding pilus assembly protein PilM, encoding MSRSIEKGTVAYFSFDALSIHGAVIKQGVFKRSASVQLAKGAYVGGRIEDENAFGLAFDELCRKLKVRKGMVCAVDMAETEVLSRKVEIPSTIPKDEIRGYLFMEIGSSIILPFDDVAFDYEVLGETETKTEVMLHAVSVDLTKAIRAYMKKRGFQLKKIVPRPVAIANGVARLETLDPLKSTLLWHVTPFAHQLLVLEEGQVRFIRAIETDLPYRAETTDGLVTYTYSGSEETFANQTDEWLNELARFLDFYRYSLRTDGRPIDELLVSGTVPNLDDLVQAIESEALVPVKRIADPLPLSHATPLSHQMLPLLGMATLDKEHDANFINSTDVTLRWPIIASLLALLIGGGATGYLFYEVNELERNEAQIEEQLQLVRIYQTEQVNSKGQQVLSLDQTVTALTAEERWAVPALRALTEQLPPTGYVLTYNYADGSLMSVRTQFETLAELNAFQRSLLNDVRFENVKLLGVTTETKAETEQEETDTDEPLSPDVLDSTNEPLPRYIGEFTFTFTDVEPETPEGETPEGETEETTDEEEVSE
- a CDS encoding Maf family protein, giving the protein MKPTQKRVILASMSPRRTELLTQAGILHEVIPSNVIEGTNGREHPDEYVGRLAREKAMDVARNNRDAVVVGSDTVVVLDGAILEKPKDRDDARDMLQRLSGAMHEVLTGVSIIGPERQDLFVTTTHVTFIDIPDAWLDGYLDSTEPYDKAGAYGIQGSGGLFVERLEGDFYNVVGLPIRPLVETLERHGVAPRFL
- a CDS encoding prepilin peptidase codes for the protein MVELIGLIYSLVLGAVITSFTNVVGLRVPRKQSIVTPRSHCPSCGHVLSAWELIPVFGYVFLRGKCRGCGGRIAPTYPLFELLGAVGYAYSFWLYGFSLTTLLAFVFLSTLLALAMSDLSTMLVPNVILLLTAPVLMLLAYGAGVAWWSPIAGAALGFSVLATVFFVSRGGLGAGDVKLFTVIGLVLGPRDVLVALFLSSLIGAIVGLTLIGLKRMDRKQPIPFVPSIALGTMLTFWFSERFFDWYFDLM